In Holophagaceae bacterium, the sequence GGAGTTCAATCCCCATGGCGGAGCACTCGATGTGCCAGCCGGGGCGGCCGGGGCCCCAGGGGCTGTCCCAGGTGGGCTCAAAGGGTTTGGCGGCCTTCCACAGGACGAAGTCCTGGGCCTGGTCCTTGTCGTATTCGTCCACGTCCACGGAGGTGCCGGACTGCATGCCTTCCCGGTCCAGGTGGGCCAGGCTGCCGTAGTTCGGAAATCCGGCGATGCGGTAGTAGACCGAGCCTTCCCGGGCGTAGGCCAGGCCCTTGTCGATCAGGTTCTGGATCAGGGACTTCATTTGGCCGATGTGGTCCGTGGCTTTCGGCATCACGTCGGCCCGCAGGATCCGCATGGCGGCCAGGTCTTCCAGAAAGAACGCCGTGTATTTGTCCGTGAGGGCCTTCATGGCCGCATGGCGCGTCGCATTGGTGGCATCCCCGGGAAGGTCCCCTTGTGAATCGCGGATGATCTTGTCCTCCACGTCGGTGATGTTCATGCAGTGCCGCACCTGGTAACCCGCCGCCAGGAGGGTGCGTTTCATCAGGTCCTGGAACAGGAAGGTGCGCAGATTGCCGATGTGGGCGAAGTTGTAGACCGTCGGGCCGCAGCTGTAGATTTTCATTTCCCCCGGGGTGGCGGGAGAAATCGGCTCGATTTTCCGAGTAAGGGTGTTGTAAAGCGAAATTGAGCGTATGATCCGCATCACTCCAGTTGACCACATGAGCCCACTTTTTGGCCCCTCCCAGAAGGAATTTCAGGACATCCAGTCCCGCCTGGCCCAGGCGGAGCAAGAACGGGACATTGTCCGCAAGGAGATGGCCGAGATCCGGGAGCTGCTGCACCACCTCGACCAGGACAAGAGCCTGCTGTTGATGGCCCTGGAGCGCCTGAGGCCGGGTATGGACCACCGCGTGTTGGCCGATACCCTTCTGGAACTGGTCTTCAAGCCCCTCAACCTGGCCTCTTTCTACGTGGCCATCGCCGACTACCACGCGGACACGCTGCATTGGGTCCTGTACCACGAGGGCGGCCGGGCCCGAAACACGCCTTCCCGTTCCATGACCGATGCGGGCGGCCTCACGGCCAAGGCGATCCTGGCCCACAAGCCCCTGTACATCCGCAGCCTTGAGGAGGCCAAGGCCGAGGGCGCGCAGTTCTCCGAGGCCGAGCGCCTGAGCGGACTGGTGCCCCAGACCTGGTACGGCATCCCGATGGGTTGGGGAGAGCGGCCCTTCGGATTGGTGAGTTTCCAGAGCTTCCAGCCGGACGCCTTTTCCATGGACACCAAGCGCCTGATGGATGCCCTGGCGAACCTGCTGGCCATGGCCATGCTGATGCCGATGGAGGTCTGGAAGGGGGAAGGCTGAGGAGCTGGGCAGCGGCCGCAGGCCGTGAGCGATGGGAATTGAGCCATCAGCTATGAGCCATCAGCTTTGAGCATTGGCTGAAAGCTCATGGTTATTGGCTGATAGCTCATAGCTCATAGCTCATGGCTGTTGGGTACGACATCCTCCGCCCAGCAACTTCAGAAACTCATCCGGCAGCACCCGGGCCCTGCCATCAGCGCCCGTGGCCAGATGCACGGTGCGGGCTTCGGCCAGCAGCACGCCCCCGCGTTCGATCCGATAGGTGAAACCCACCCGGCGGCGGGCGGCCTCGGCCACTAGCGTGCGCACGTCCACCAGGTCGTCGAAATAGGCCGGGGCGCGGTATTTCAGGTGGACTTCGCCCACGGTGAGATGGACTCCGGCCCGCTCCCATTCTCGGTAACTCTGGCCCAACCCGCGCAGCAGTTCGGTCCGCCCAAGCTCCAGCCAGGCCACATACGAGGCATGGTGGACGATGCCCATGGCATCGGTTTCGACGTAGCGGACGCGGAGCTGGGTCGTGGATTCCATGGCTTCAAGGATTCATTGGGGTGGAGCGCAGGTATAGGGTCTCTGGGGCGATGTCAATGTTTCCAGGCCATCCGACGGTACCGTTGTCAACCCGGGCGCAAAGGAACACGGATTGGGTCGATAACTGCTGGAAGGGTCTCCTGGTTAAATACGGAGTCATATCAAAGCGGCGTCGTTCACCGTTTTCAAAATCTATCACCAGGATATTCCCTGGCTGGGCTTCGACTCTCACGACATCCAGCAGGGTTT encodes:
- a CDS encoding GAF domain-containing protein; protein product: MSPLFGPSQKEFQDIQSRLAQAEQERDIVRKEMAEIRELLHHLDQDKSLLLMALERLRPGMDHRVLADTLLELVFKPLNLASFYVAIADYHADTLHWVLYHEGGRARNTPSRSMTDAGGLTAKAILAHKPLYIRSLEEAKAEGAQFSEAERLSGLVPQTWYGIPMGWGERPFGLVSFQSFQPDAFSMDTKRLMDALANLLAMAMLMPMEVWKGEG
- a CDS encoding acyl-CoA thioesterase: MESTTQLRVRYVETDAMGIVHHASYVAWLELGRTELLRGLGQSYREWERAGVHLTVGEVHLKYRAPAYFDDLVDVRTLVAEAARRRVGFTYRIERGGVLLAEARTVHLATGADGRARVLPDEFLKLLGGGCRTQQP
- a CDS encoding DUF2442 domain-containing protein — its product is METLLDVVRVEAQPGNILVIDFENGERRRFDMTPYLTRRPFQQLSTQSVFLCARVDNGTVGWPGNIDIAPETLYLRSTPMNP